The following is a genomic window from Thermodesulfobacteriota bacterium.
ATTTTTTCTATTATAACCGTAAATTGATCTTGTTGGAAGCGGAATCGTCCCCGGTCGCATGATTCTCCATGCCGGAAGAGGCGTCACGGGTGTCCGCCTGTTTTGTGAGGGTCGTAAATGCCGTTTTCCAGGGAAAGAGACAAGGAATCAGCGGTTGGCGTCTGAATTTAACGGGAAATCAATCGCCCCGGCGGAGTTTCCTTCTTTCCATCAGCTCGACAAACCCTTCGATGCGGGTATTGATCTGCGCCTCGGAAAAAGCCCGGGGATCGTTCATGTCGCACTGGATGATCAGCACCGGGATATCGCACTCCTGCTGCAGGGCGTTCTTCAGGTCGATCATGCCGGTGCTCGAGGGCCGGCAGGAAAGGTTTTCGTGCAGGATGACGCCGTCGATGCGATAGTCGCTGATGGCCTGCTTGAAGTAGGCGATGCGTTTTTCCAGGTTGTAGGAGT
Proteins encoded in this region:
- a CDS encoding 2-hydroxyacyl-CoA dehydratase family protein codes for the protein SYNLEKRIAYFKQAISDYRIDGVILHENLSCRPSSTGMIDLKNALQQECDIPVLIIQCDMNDPRAFSEAQINTRIEGFVELMERRKLRRGD